The following proteins are encoded in a genomic region of Chaetodon auriga isolate fChaAug3 chromosome 8, fChaAug3.hap1, whole genome shotgun sequence:
- the LOC143325238 gene encoding complexin-3-like isoform X2, giving the protein MESMVRAKKSLRTPIRRLTSCVSGVKERKLCAKRRNMTGRGGGGRGTCNRLGRTPPLRTAHPKDPAVICSYQADLEKERQLREAMNAQKNAERAAMRAHFRRKYQLSESSKDMNHLRSVGGKVSLPRELSKIIHPETKTKDNGFNLLSAFQGLSFGTAALTGKRHSKTTTPTPARGDACRVM; this is encoded by the exons ATGGAGTCTATGGTGAGAGCAAAGAAGTCACTGAGGACGCCCATCAGGAGGCTGACCAGCTGTGTGTCGGGGGTGAAGGAGAGGAAGTTATGTGCCAAACGCAGAAAcatgacaggaagaggagggggaggaagaggaacgtGCAACAGGTTGGGGAGGACCCCTCCTCTCCGCACTGCACACCCCAAAGACCCGGCAGTCATCTGCTCGTACCAGGCAGAcctggagaaggagaggcaA CTGAGGGAGGCAATGAACGCTCAGAAGAATGCAGAGAGAGCAGCTATGAGGGCGCACTTCAGGAGAAAATATCAGCTGTCTgag AGCTCCAAGGACATGAACCACCTGAGGTCCGTTGGCGGGAAGGTGTCGCTCCCCCGTGAGCTGTCAAAGATCATTCATCCCGAAACCAAAACCAAGGACAACGGCTTCAACCTACTGAGCGCCTTCCAAGGCCTCAGCTTCGGCACAGCGGCGCTCACAGGGAAGAGACACAGCAAGACGACCACTCCTACGCCAGCAAGGGGGGACGCTTGTAGAGTCATGTGA
- the LOC143325238 gene encoding complexin-3-like isoform X1: protein MESMVRAKKSLRTPIRRLTSCVSGVKERKLCAKRRNMTGRGGGGRGTCNRLGRTPPLRTAHPKDPAVICSYQADLEKERKLREAMNAQKNAERAAMRAHFRRKYQLSESSKDMNHLRSVGGKVSLPRELSKIIHPETKTKDNGFNLLSAFQGLSFGTAALTGKRHSKTTTPTPARGDACRVM from the exons ATGGAGTCTATGGTGAGAGCAAAGAAGTCACTGAGGACGCCCATCAGGAGGCTGACCAGCTGTGTGTCGGGGGTGAAGGAGAGGAAGTTATGTGCCAAACGCAGAAAcatgacaggaagaggagggggaggaagaggaacgtGCAACAGGTTGGGGAGGACCCCTCCTCTCCGCACTGCACACCCCAAAGACCCGGCAGTCATCTGCTCGTACCAGGCAGAcctggagaaggagag AAAGCTGAGGGAGGCAATGAACGCTCAGAAGAATGCAGAGAGAGCAGCTATGAGGGCGCACTTCAGGAGAAAATATCAGCTGTCTgag AGCTCCAAGGACATGAACCACCTGAGGTCCGTTGGCGGGAAGGTGTCGCTCCCCCGTGAGCTGTCAAAGATCATTCATCCCGAAACCAAAACCAAGGACAACGGCTTCAACCTACTGAGCGCCTTCCAAGGCCTCAGCTTCGGCACAGCGGCGCTCACAGGGAAGAGACACAGCAAGACGACCACTCCTACGCCAGCAAGGGGGGACGCTTGTAGAGTCATGTGA
- the clk2b gene encoding dual specificity protein kinase CLK2b: MGKTELYSLYKGFLDCICLCLSRSKDEPAGNNERDTENGHLIYKSGDILEDRYEIVDTLGEGTFGKVVQCLDHSRGGSQIALKIIKNLEKYREAARLEINVLEKIRERDPHNKHHCVQMLDWFDYYGHVCISFELLSLSTFDFLKANNFLPYPINQIRHMAHQICHAVSFLHDNKLTHTDLKPENILFVNSDYSLIYNAEKKCNERRVNDTTVQLIDFGSATFDQEHHSVVISTRHYRAPEVILELGWSHPCDVWSIGCMLFEYYEGFTLYQTHDNKEHLAMMERIQGPIPQRMIQRSRKQKYFHRGRLDWSECSKAGRYVKAKCKPLRKYLLSHSTEHHQFFNLLERMLEYEPSKRISLSSALCHPFFLPLHHPRKSHVWRDSCDMSR, encoded by the exons ATGGGAAAGACTGAGCTGTACTCTCTCTACAAAGGTTTTCTGGACTGTAtttgcctctgcctctct CGGAGCAAAGATGAGCCTGCAGGCAACAAcgagagagacactgagaatGGACACCTGATCTACAAAAGTGGGGACATCCTTGAGGACAGAT ATGAAATCGTGGACACTTTAGGTGAGGGAACTTTTGGGAAGGTGGTGCAATGTTTGGACCACAGCAG aggaggaagtcaaattGCTCTGAAGATCATTAAGAACTTGGAGAAATATAGAGAAGCAGCCAGGCTGGAAATCAATGTGCTGGAGaagatcagagagagagatccaCACAACAAGCA TCACTGCGTGCAGATGCTGGACTGGTTTGACTACTACGGTCATGTGTGCATCTCTTTTGAGCTGCTGTCGCTCAGCACTTTCGACTTCTTGAAAGCAAACAACTTCCTGCCTTATCCAATTAACCAGATCCGACACATGGCCCACCAGATCTGCCACGCTGTCAGCT TTCTCCATGACAACAAGCTGACTCACACCGACCTGAAGCCTGAGAACATCCTCTTTGTCAACTCAGACTACTCCCTCATATACAACGCTGAGAAG AAGTGCAACGAGAGGAGAGTAAATGACACCACCGTGCAGCTGATTGACTTCGGTAGCGCCACCTTTGACCAGGAACACCACTCTGTTGTCATCTCTACGCGTCACTACCGTGCTCCAGAGGTCATTCTGG AGTTGGGTTGGAGTCACCCTTGTGACGTGTGGAGTATCGGCTGCATGCTGTTCGAATACTACGAAGGCTTCACACTGTACCAG ACTCATGACAATAAAGAGCATCTTGCCATGATGGAGAGAATACAGGGACCAATTCCTCAGAGAATGATCCAAAGGAGCAG aaagcagaagtatttCCACCGTGGGCGTCTCGACTGGAGCGAGTGCTCCAAGGCCGGACGCTACGTGAAAGCCAAGTGCAAACCATTAAGG AAGTACTTGttgtcacacagcacagagcaccACCAGTTTTTTAATCTCTTGGAGAGGATGCTGGAGTACGAGCCCTCAAAAcgcatctctctctcctctgctctgtgtcacCCCTTCTTCCTGCCCCTCCATCATCCAAGAAAGAGTCACGTCTGGAGGGACAGCTGTGACATGAGCAGATGA
- the LOC143325078 gene encoding meiotic recombination protein REC8 homolog — translation MFYYPAVLTRHTGCFSTIWLVATKGIRVPRRDFLKVNVKSTCDDIMTYVLEQVPPPQPGLPRPRFSLYLSSQLQYGVIIVYHRQCAILLEELQSIVGQLVKPRTSQKIDMDDHSRKALDLPDALSLLEEAEGAPDPLFGVMYMQDTMPSPNTLIQMGRDYLRETPPEHPERTSPAAAAAAAAPDSDITASPEDITLRETEPVAIPVGEFEGEELSVQHPDTLDFLFAQTDHFPEEHVEMPREEVTPGEEERELERGGRDEDLERQRTKELTGSPTGLQPISLSSEDAMLSPQEETGPSAEKPGPPVDQLTPVSEPVIPSPPPAARERERPTPELEDVPPPEVKRKRKRQLIFFDPETQIPQEELQQQINNPRTETRSPPVPPPSSHRMPSAAELFNTPCTFLPEEVLRLWRRAATVTPLSGSELQVGERGPESTDSEREREAMEAATTEEERLELQEGSRELSEPEMFDIAGSLSLEASDQRDVSPEISPMYTSEREGLPFSTSVPTLEDIPEVVDELLEGAEAGSPGLLPELAKQEEEPVLFQSLLPPEADRRTVSSIFLRLLENLSARNIRVEQDEPYGDILILPGQDRGQDSSGQD, via the exons ATGTTTTACTACCCGGCAGTTTTAACGCGTCATACAGGATGTTTTTCTACCATCTG GCTGGTTGCTACAAAAGGCATCAGAGTTCCTCGTCGGGATTTCCTGAAAGTCAACGTCAAAAGTACCTG TGATGACATCATGACCTACGTGCTGGAGCAGGTCCCACCGCCTCAGCCGGGTCTGCCACGACCTCGCTTCTCCCTCTACCTCTCCTCCCAGCTCCAGTATGGCGTCATCATCGTCTACCACCGTCAGTGTGCTATCCTCCTGG AGGAGCTTCAGTCCATCGTGGGCCAGCTGGTGAAACCGAGGACATCCCAGAAAATTGATATGGACGACCACAGCAG GAAAGCTCTGGACCTCCCTGATGCCCTGTCTCTCCTGGAGGAGGCAGAAGGAGCTCCAGACCCTTTATTCGGAGTGATGTACATGCAGGATACCATGCCCAGTCCCAACACACTGATACAG ATGGGTCGAGACTATCTGAGAGAAACCCCTCCTGAGCATCCTGAGAGGAccagtccagctgctgctgctgctgcagcagcaccagacAGTG ACATAACGGCATCTCCAGAGGACATTACTCTGAGAGAGACGGAGCCGGTCGCTATCCCTGTTGGAGAG TTTGAGGGTGAAGAGCTTTCAGTACAGCATCCAGATACTCTCGACTTCCTCTTCGCCCAAACAGATCACTTTCCAGAAG AGCACGTGGAGATGCCGAGAGAAGAGGTGACAccaggggaggaagagagggagctGGAAAGGGGCGGACGAGACGAAgacctggagagacagagaacaaaagagCTCACAGGATCGCCCACTGG ATTACAGCCCATCAGTCTCTCCAGTGAAGACGCCATGCTGTCACCACAGGAAGAGACAGGTCCATCCGCGGAGAAGCCTGGACCCCCCGTCGACCAGCTGACCCCCGTCTCCGAGCCCGTCATCCCCTCCCCGCCGCCTGCAGCAAGGGAACGTGAAAGACCGACTCCGGAGTTAGAG GATGTGCCTCCTCctgaggtgaagaggaagaggaagaggcagctGATCTTCTTTGATCCGGAGACGCAGATcccccaggaggagctgcagcagcagatcaacAACCCTCGGACTGAGACCAGAAGTCCGCCTGTCCCACCGCCTTCCTCTCACAGGATGccctctgctgctgagctctTCAACACCCCCTGCACCT tcTTGCCTGAGGAGGTGCTCCGTCTATGGAGACGAGCTGCCACCGTGACGCCGCTGTCAGGCTCGGAGCTGCAGGTGGGGGAGAGAGGGCCCGAGTCCACGGACTctgaaagagagcgagaggcgATGGAGGCGGccacaacagaggaggagagactcGAGCTCCAGGAG ggATCCAGAGAGTTGTCAGAGCCAGAGATGTTTGACATTGCAG GTTCACTGTCTCTGGAGGCCTCTGATCAAAGGGACGTGTCTCCAGAGATCTCCCCCATGTACACGTCCGAGAGGGAAGG GCTCCCCTTCTCCACGTCTGTTCCTACATTAGAGGACATCCCAGAGGTGGTGGACGAGCTGCTGGAAGGAGCTGAAGCAGGGTCTCCTGG gctcCTGCCGGAGTTGGCCAAGCAGGAAGAGGAACCTGTGCTTTTTCAGTCTCTTCTGCCTCCAGAGGCCGACCGCAGGACGgtcagcagcatttttctgaGGCTCCTGG AGAATTTATCGGCCAGGAACATACGGGTGGAGCAGGACGAGCCATATGGGGACATATTGATCTTACCTGGacaagacagaggacaggacagtTCAGGACAGGACTGA